A genomic segment from Asterias amurensis chromosome 6, ASM3211899v1 encodes:
- the LOC139938874 gene encoding uncharacterized protein, with the protein MAGTDSLENIDKDLKEVLDFCVSSGLTSSQIVSGARPLLDAANQSKRRAWLRRVVLVSLAVAVVAFLFQNTWTYRWICIASKITAMKVLPYWDWTPLYDEECILQNPYIIQDKLTEDDCQECVNYKKLEYVYNLTHEMVAEDYLFSNLPFIVLDATTGWKATSEFNAESLKKLFTENKVLRSHNVCQYINNEGQPLADVLAGRASTFHTVWSNCQLQAIKVFRSYYHRPYFLPPMVEAALENFVAFSSGKSEQTSGEEDEDSDFLKHVVVDDLTWFAQIRGNYFIQLRPKQPCDNICSLFSFVLEEGQTMVVTNDMWEWHFAPADSAPTIAIGSTGNWDS; encoded by the exons ATGGCAGGCACCGACAGTCTCGAGAACATTGATAAAGACCTCAAGGAAGTGTTAGATTTCTGTGTGTCGTCTGGTCTGACTTCGAGTCAGATTGTGAGCGGAGCCCGCCCACTTCTGGATGCCGCGAATCAGTCCAAACGCCGGGCATGGTTGAGGAGAGTTGTGCTGGTGTCGTTGGCGGTCGCAGTCGTAGCGTTCTTGTTCCAGAACACTTGGACATATCGGTGGATATGCATTGCGTCAAAAATTACGGCAATGAAG GTTCTGCCATATTGGGACTGGACTCCATTATACGATGAGGAATGCATCCTTCAAAATCCATACATAATCCAAGACAAACTGACAGAGGATGATTGCCAG GAGTGTGTGAACTACAAGAAGCTGGAGTATGTGTACAATCTAACCCACGAGATGGTGGCTGAGGACTATCTGTTTAGCAATCTTCCATTCATTGTGCTGGATGCAACCACGGGTTGGAAAGCAACCTCCGAGTTCAATGCTGAGTCCTTAAAAAAA CTTTTTACAGAGAATAAAGTGCTACGTTCACATAATGTTTGTCAGTACATAAACAATGAAGGTCAACCACTTGCTGATGTTCTAGCAGGAAGGGCGTCCACTTTCCACACAGTCTG GAGTAACTGTCAACTACAGGCCATCAAGGTGTTCAGAAGTTACTACCATCGGCCGTACTTCCTTCCTCCTATGGTAGAGGCAGCACTAGAAAACTTTGTTGCCTTCTCTTCCGGTAAGAGTGAACAGACCAGCGGGGAGGAGGATGAAGACAGTGACTTCTTG AAACATGTTGTCGTTGATGACCTAACATGGTTTGCACAGATCAGGGGAAACTACTTCATCCAGTTAAGACCCAAACAGCCTTGTGATAACATCTGTTCACTGTTTTCATTTGTGCTTGAGGAAGGGCAAACAA tGGTAGTCACCAATGATATGTGGGAGTGGCATTTTGCACCAGCGGACAGTGCACCCACGATTGCCATCGGCTCAACCGGCAACTGGGACAGCTGA